In Alloyangia pacifica, the following proteins share a genomic window:
- the zapE gene encoding cell division protein ZapE has translation MTTLMDLYDEKVAEGLLLRDPAQEEALPHFERIRAELAKPAKKGFFRKAPEPPKGLYIWGGVGRGKSMLMDMFVESLHVPVRRVHFHAFMQEMQSELHRLRGEGVSDPVVPMAKKVSDAVKVLAFDEMQITDIADAMLVGRLFEQLFEAGTVVVTTSNRVPDDLYKDGLNRQLFLPFIKLIKERLEVRELVSEKDHRQDRLKGAQVYFCPVTPETRAQIDHIWQELTHGHEEVLTLHIKTRKVELPRYWNGVARASFYDLCGQPLGPADYLALADAVRVLVIENIPRLGRGNFNEAKRFVTLVDALYEAKVKLIASAVDEPESLYIEGAGAFEFERTASRLREMQDAEWGKPI, from the coding sequence ATGACCACGCTGATGGACCTTTACGACGAGAAGGTGGCCGAGGGCCTGTTGCTGCGCGATCCCGCGCAGGAAGAGGCGCTGCCGCATTTCGAGCGCATCCGTGCCGAGCTTGCCAAGCCGGCGAAGAAGGGCTTCTTCCGAAAGGCCCCCGAGCCGCCCAAGGGGCTCTACATCTGGGGCGGGGTGGGGCGCGGCAAGTCCATGCTGATGGACATGTTCGTCGAGAGCCTGCACGTGCCGGTGCGCCGGGTGCACTTCCATGCCTTCATGCAGGAGATGCAGTCGGAACTGCACCGGCTGCGTGGCGAGGGCGTGTCGGACCCGGTGGTGCCGATGGCCAAGAAGGTCTCGGACGCGGTGAAGGTGCTGGCCTTCGACGAGATGCAGATCACCGACATCGCCGATGCCATGCTCGTGGGGCGGCTCTTCGAGCAGCTGTTCGAGGCGGGCACCGTGGTGGTCACAACCTCGAACCGGGTGCCGGACGATCTCTACAAGGACGGGCTCAATCGCCAACTCTTCCTGCCCTTCATCAAGCTGATCAAGGAGCGGCTCGAAGTGCGCGAGCTGGTCTCGGAAAAGGACCACCGGCAGGACCGTCTCAAGGGGGCACAGGTCTACTTCTGTCCGGTCACCCCCGAGACGCGGGCGCAGATCGACCACATCTGGCAGGAGCTCACCCACGGCCACGAGGAAGTGCTGACGCTGCACATCAAGACCCGCAAGGTCGAACTGCCGCGCTACTGGAACGGCGTGGCGCGCGCCTCCTTCTATGACCTCTGCGGTCAGCCGCTGGGGCCGGCGGATTACCTCGCGCTGGCCGACGCGGTGCGCGTGCTGGTGATCGAGAACATTCCGCGGCTGGGCCGGGGCAATTTCAACGAGGCAAAGCGCTTCGTGACGCTCGTGGATGCGCTCTACGAAGCGAAGGTGAAGCTGATCGCCAGCGCGGTGGACGAGCCCGAGAGCCTCTATATCGAGGGCGCGGGGGCCTTCGAGTTCGAGCGTACCGCCAGCCGCCTGCGCGAGATGCAGGACGCGGAGTGGGGCAAGCCGATCTGA
- a CDS encoding MFS transporter has product MSRTPLFTPVLVVGCLIILISFAIRASFGVFQIPIATEFNWPRAEFSLAIAIQNLAWGIGQPIFGAMAEKIGDRKAIILGAVIYAAGLVLSSFAVSPLQHQMYEVLVGFGVAGTGFGVILAVVGRASSDENRSMSLAIATAAGSAGQIFGAPLAEWMLGMMPWQQVFLVFTVAILAVLLFLPLMRAPAASKAELEESMGTILGRAFRDPSFALIFLGFFSCGYQLAFVTAHFPAFVTELCSPIAAGSVLHNLGVTTTSALGAVSIAVIGVANVGGTLLAGWAGKRWPRKYLLAMIYLLRTIAAGLFIMLPITPVSVLVFSVVMGSLWLATVPLTSGLVAHLYGLRYMGTLYGIVFFSHQLGGFLGVWLGGRMYDIYGDYTLVWWIGVGVGALSAIVHLPVRETPRLAATQPV; this is encoded by the coding sequence ATGAGCCGCACCCCTCTTTTCACGCCCGTCCTCGTGGTGGGCTGCCTGATCATCCTGATCTCCTTCGCGATCCGCGCCAGCTTCGGCGTGTTCCAGATCCCGATCGCCACCGAGTTCAACTGGCCGCGCGCCGAGTTCAGCCTCGCCATCGCCATCCAGAACCTCGCCTGGGGGATCGGGCAGCCGATCTTCGGCGCGATGGCCGAGAAGATCGGCGATCGAAAGGCGATCATCCTCGGCGCGGTCATCTACGCCGCGGGCCTGGTGCTCTCGAGCTTTGCCGTCAGCCCGCTGCAGCACCAGATGTACGAGGTTCTCGTGGGCTTCGGCGTCGCGGGCACCGGCTTTGGCGTGATCCTCGCCGTGGTGGGACGGGCGTCGTCGGACGAGAACCGCTCGATGAGCCTGGCCATCGCCACCGCCGCGGGCAGCGCCGGGCAGATCTTCGGCGCGCCGCTGGCCGAGTGGATGCTGGGCATGATGCCCTGGCAGCAGGTCTTCCTGGTGTTCACCGTGGCGATCCTTGCGGTGCTGCTTTTCCTGCCGCTGATGCGCGCCCCCGCCGCCAGCAAGGCGGAACTCGAAGAGAGCATGGGCACCATCCTCGGCCGGGCCTTCCGCGATCCGTCCTTCGCACTGATCTTCCTCGGCTTCTTCTCCTGCGGCTACCAGCTGGCCTTTGTCACCGCGCATTTCCCGGCCTTCGTGACCGAGCTCTGCAGCCCGATTGCCGCCGGCAGCGTGCTGCACAACCTCGGCGTGACCACCACCTCGGCGCTCGGCGCAGTGTCCATCGCGGTCATCGGTGTCGCGAACGTCGGCGGCACGTTGCTGGCCGGCTGGGCCGGCAAGCGCTGGCCGCGCAAGTACCTGCTGGCCATGATCTATCTTCTCCGGACCATCGCCGCGGGCCTGTTCATCATGCTGCCGATCACCCCGGTCAGCGTGCTCGTCTTCTCGGTGGTCATGGGCTCGCTCTGGCTTGCCACCGTGCCGCTGACCTCGGGGCTCGTCGCGCATCTCTACGGGCTACGCTACATGGGCACGCTCTATGGGATCGTCTTCTTCAGCCACCAGCTCGGCGGCTTCCTCGGCGTCTGGCTCGGCGGTCGGATGTACGACATCTACGGCGACTACACGCTGGTGTGGTGGATCGGCGTTGGCGTCGGCGCACTGAGCGCCATCGTGCACCTGCCGGTGCGCGAGACGCCCCGCCTGGCAGCCACCCAGCCGGTCTGA